The following proteins are co-located in the Peromyscus maniculatus bairdii isolate BWxNUB_F1_BW_parent chromosome 23, HU_Pman_BW_mat_3.1, whole genome shotgun sequence genome:
- the Trim56 gene encoding E3 ubiquitin-protein ligase TRIM56: MVSKVSSPTLLEALSSDFLACKICLEQLHMPKTLPCLHTYCQDCLAQLDVGGQVRCPECREIVPVPPEGVAAFKTNFFVNGLLDLVKARAPGDMHSEKPTCALCPLVGGKSSGGPATARCLDCADDLCQACADGHRCSRQTHKHRVVDLVGYRAGWYDEEARERQASQCPQHPGETLLFLCQPCSQLLCKDCRLGPHLDHPCLPLAEAVRSRKPGLEELLAGVDSNLTELEATRVAEKEALAQLREQAASVGTQVEEAAERILKALLAQKQEVLGQLRAHVEAAEEATRERLTKIEGQEQVAKAAAAFARRVLSLGLEAEILSLEEAITQRLRQLQDCPWTPGPTRCLLPKLDLHPGLQDKNCHLLRLSFEEPEQSQKFNAKGGAGTQGGDEAPSQGEERAKAGKQGDTQPLSKDGASTPKEGKTQSSQEDDEVQIERGNRSNKKKKGKGRGKPVSREPSPILRPNLEGSSLLPRPVFSWSFPTRMPGDKRSPRITGLCPYGPQEILVADEQNRVLKRFSLNGDYKGTVPVPDSSSPCSVAALQNAVAFSANARLYLVSPEGDVQWRRSLSLTQSSHAVAAMPCGDRVAVSVAGHVEVYKKDGSLATRFIPGGKASRGQRALVFLTTSPQGNFVGSDWQQNSVVFCDGLGQVIWEYKGPGLHGCQPGSVSVDKKGYIFLTLREVNKVVILDPKGSLLGDFLTAYHGLEKPRVTTMVDGKYLVVSLSNGTIHVFRVRFPDS, translated from the coding sequence ATGGTCTCCAAAGTCTCCTCCCCTACTCTGCTGGAGGCTCTGAGCAGCGATTTCCTAGCCTGTAAAATCTGCCTGGAGCAGCTGCACATGCCCAAGACCCTGCCATGCCTACATACCTATTGCCAGGACTGTCTGGCCCAGCTGGACGTCGGTGGCCAGGTCCGCTGCCCCGAGTGTCGGGAGATCGTGCCTGTTCCTCCCGAGGGTGTGGCCGCCTTCAAGACCAACTTCTTTGTCAATGGGCTTTTGGACCTCGTCAAGGCCAGGGCTCCCGGAGACATGCATTCAGAGAAGCCCACCTGCGCGCTGTGCCCTCTGGTGGGAGGCAAGAGCTCTGGAGGACCCGCCACAGCCCGGTGCCTGGACTGCGCGGACGACCTGTGCCAGGCCTGTGCCGACGGCCATCGCTGCTCCCGCCAGACCCATAAGCACCGAGTCGTTGACTTGGTGGGTTACAGAGCCGGGTGGTATGACGAAGAGGCTCGCGAGCGCCAGGCATCCCAGTGCCCCCAGCACCCGGGGGAAAcgctcctcttcctctgccagcCGTGttctcagctcctctgcaagGACTGCCGTCTGGGGCCGCATCTGGATCACCCCTGCTTGCCCCTGGCGGAGGCGGTGCGTTCCCGGAAGCCGGGCCTCGAGGAGCTATTGGCTGGTGTGGACAGCAATCTGACGGAGCTCGAGGCCACCCGGGTGGCAGAAAAGGAAGCCTTAGCCCAGCTGCGAGAGCAGGCAGCCAGCGTGGGGACGCAGGTGGAGGAGGCGGCTGAGCGAATCCTCAAGGCCCTGCTGGCCCAGAAGCAGGAAGTGCTGGGGCAGCTCCGGGCCCACGTGGAGGCTGCGGAGGAGGCTACCAGGGAGAGGCTGACCAAGATCGAGGGCCAGGAGCAAGTGGCCAAGGCGGCTGCTGCCTTTGCCCGCCGAGTGCTCAGCCTGGGTCTGGAGGCGGAGATCCTTTCGCTGGAGGAAGCCATCACGCAGCGCCTGCGCCAGCTTCAAGACTGTCCCTGGACCCCCGGGCCTACCCGCTGTCTGCTGCCCAAGCTGGACCTCCATCCTGGGCTCCAGGACAAGAACTGCCACCTGCTTCGACTTTCCTTTGAGGAGCCGGAACAATCCCAGAAGTTCAATGCGAAGGGTGGAGCCGGGACCCAAGGAGGAGATGAGGCTCCCAGCCAAGGCGAGGAGAGAGCCAAGGCGGGGAAGCAGGGTGACACCCAGCCCCTGAGTAAGGATGGAGCCTCGACTCCCAAAGAAGGCAAAACCCAGAGCTCCCAAGAGGATGATGAGGTCCAAATCGAAAGGGGTAACAGATCtaacaagaagaagaagggcaAAGGACGGGGCAAGCCCGTTTCTCGGGAGCCCAGCCCCATCCTGAGGCCAAACCTCGAAGGTTCAAGCCTCCTCCCTCGGCCTGTTTTCTCCTGGAGTTTCCCCACGAGGATGCCCGGAGACAAACGTTCCCCACGCATCACCGGGCTCTGTCCCTACGGCCCCCAGGAGATCCTGGTGGCGGATGAGCAGAACCGGGTCTTGAAACGCTTCTCCCTCAATGGCGACTACAAGGGCACAGTGCCGGTTCCCGACAGCAGCTCCCCGTGCAGCGTGGCTGCCCTGCAGAACGCAGTGGCTTTCTCCGCCAATGCGAGGCTCTACCTCGTCAGTCCCGAGGGGGACGTTCAATGGCGAAGATCCCTGAGCCTCACCCAGTCCAGCCACGCCGTGGCCGCGATGCCCTGTGGAGACCGGGTCGCGGTCAGTGTGGCAGGCCACGTGGAGGTGTACAAGAAGGACGGCAGCCTGGCCACCCGGTTCATCCCTGGAGGCAAGGCTAGCCGGGGCCAGCGGGCACTGGTGTTCCTGACCACCAGCCCCCAGGGCAATTTTGTAGGGTCCGATTGGCAGCAAAACAGCGTGGTTTTCTGCGATGGGCTCGGCCAGGTGATATGGGAATACAAGGGCCCTGGTTTACATGGCTGCCAGCCAGGTTCTGTCTCTGTGGATAAGAAAGGCTACATATTTCTGACCCTTCGGGAGGTCAACAAGGTGGTCATCCTGGACCCCAAGGGGTCACTTCTTGGTGACTTCCTAACAGCGTATCATGGCCTGGAGAAGCCCCGGGTAACCACCATGGTAGACGGCAAGTATCTGGTGGTGTCCCTGAGTAACGGGACTATCCATGTGTTTAGGGTCAGGTTCCCCGACAGTTAA